ataaggaccttcccaatttggcatccattttcctctaaaatctttttgtaggggaataatctttttcaaaaccaggtccccctcgtgaaattctctgggaTGGACTTTTTTGTTACAGGCCCTCATAATTCGTTTCTGATACATCTGACCATGACGAATaacttttaaccttttttcttCTACCAAGTTTAGCTGGTCATATCGAGATTGAATCCATTCAGCCTCATCTAACTTTAGTTTGGCTAATACtcggagagaagggatttcaacttctatgggtaaaactgcctccatcccATAGACTAAAGAAAACGGCGTTGCCCCCGTAGAGGTCCTAACAGAGGTACGATATGCCAGAAGAGCAAAAGGTAATTTTTCGTGCCAGTCTTTgtaggtttcagtcattttccctacaattttcttgatgtttTTGTTAGCTGCTTCCAcggcaccattcatttttgggtggTATGGTGACGAATTGTGGTGTCTGATCTTGAACTGACTACAAACTTCCGCTATTAAGTTGTTATTCAAGTTCAACGCATTATCAGATATGATCATTTCGGGCATCCcgtatcgacatatgatctttTTTTTCAGAAACTTGCTAAAccgctgacttcgtgacatttgcatatgaagcagcgtccacccatttagtgaagtaatcaataaccacaaagataaaactatacccattagaagcctttggaGATATTGGCTCGATAACATCCattccccacatggagaaaggctaTGGAGAAACCATAACATGAAGGGGTGACGGTGGCACGTGGATTTTGTCACCATAAATTTGACACTTATGGCACTTTTTGGCATAAttaatgcaatccccttccatggtggaccaataatacCCAAATCTCATAATTGTCTGGCCATCGTAAAGATATTGGCATGCGTTCCACAGATACCTTCATGcacttcttccaaaattttcttagcCTCGACAGCATCCACACATCTCAACAATACTtaatcttttccctttttatacaaaatttccCCATCTAGGACATAGTCAATGGCTAATCTCCTTAATGTCTTCTTATCATTTTCCGTCGCACGGTCAGGGTACTCACGACTCTTCACATATCGCAATATGTCATGATACCAGGGGTGATCATCCTCTTCCCCTTCATTGTCAATGTTGCAACAATGGGCTGGAGCCGTATAAATGCTGATCTGGATAGGGTTCATATCCTCTAGTTTGTTCACTTTGAACATAGAAGCTAGGGTAGCCAAAGCATCTGCCATCTGGTtctcatctcgtgggagatagcTAAAGGTGACACTATCAAATTCCTCAATCAATTCCATAACCAATTTTCGATAGCGGACTAACTTCGGGTCTCTtgtttcccattcccctttgaGCTGGTAAATTACTAATGCAGAGTCCCAGTATATTTCTAGCACCTTAATTTTCCACTCTATGGCTACTCGGATGCCCataatgcaagcttcatactcagccatgttatttgtgcaatcaaaatccaatttgctaGTGAAAGGGTAATGATCTCCACTAGGGGACATGAGTATTGCCCCGATTCCGTTGCCTATAACATTTGAAGCTCCATTAAAATTTAGCTTCCAAAGACCACCTTCTTGGAAATCTTTTTCTGTAGTtgcaacatacatcaaatcttcatttgggaaatcaaagttCAATAGTTCATAATCTTCCAGAGCTCTACTTGCCAGGAAGTccgctattgcactccctttgaCCGCCTTCTGGTTCACAAagactatgtcaaattcagataggagaatttgccatcgggccattcttccattcagaGCGGTTGATTCTATCAAGTATTTCAGAGGGTCCAATTTAGAGATTAGCCAGGttgtatggtacaacatgtactgtCTCAGTCTCCGAGTTGTCCAGATCAGGGCACAACATAACTTCTCGATTGGTGAATATCTTGTTTCGTATTCGGTGAacttcttgctgagatagtagattgctctttcttttcgtcctgactcatcatgttgaccaagcacgcatcccatggaattttCAAATACTGTTAGATACAATATTAATGGCTTGTCTGGGCGAGGTGGCATCAGCACTGGGGCGTTGGACAAGTAGTATTTgactttttcaaaagttttttgacattcctcatcccatacacctAGATTGTGTTTCCTAAGGAGACGGAATAcggggtcacatttctcggttaATTGTGAAATAAACCGAGCGATGTAGTTCAGTCTTCCTAGAAAACCTCGAACCTCTTTTTGAGTACGCGGCGGAGGCAATTCTTGTATTGCCCTTACTTTGTCAGGATCAATCTCAATTCCTCTTTCACTAACTACAAATCCCAGCAATTTTCCTGATCTGACCCCAAATGTGCATTTCGCTGGATTTAGCTTTAGCTGAAATTTTCTCAACctcataaataatttcttaaggaCCTGCACATATTCCTCTTCTGTTttagattttgcaatcatgtTATCAACATAAACTTCTAACTCcttatgcatcatatcatggaacagTGTTACCATGGCCCTCTGATACGTTGCCCCTACATTTTTcaacccaaatggcattaccTTATAACAAAAGGTTCCCCATAAGGTTATGAATGTAGTCTTCTTCATATCCTCAGgatgcatcttaatttggttgTATCCAGAGAAAccgtccatgaaagaaaacaacgaATGCCCTGTTGTGTTGTCCACCAAAGCGTCGATGTGCGGCAAGGGAAAGTTATCTTTTGGGCTAGCCTTATTTAAATCTCTATAatctacacacattcgtaccttcCCATCTTTCATAGGGATAGGAACAATATTGGCTACCCACTCGGAGTATTTGACCACTTGCAGGAATCCAGCGTCGAATTGCTTTTgcacctcctcttttatttttaatacaacatcaggcctcattcttcgGAGTTTTTGCTGAACTGGTTTGCAATATTCCTTTATAGGAAGTCAGTGAACTACGATGTCAGTACTTAACCCcggcatatcttggtatgaccatgcgaagacatctttgaactctcgaaGCAATTCAATGAGGTCTTGTTTTACTTCTTCAGCTATGCACGTGCCAATCTTTACTACTTTTCCCTCTTCCAGGATCACCGTCTCTATCGTCTCCTcatgaggtaggatttgtttctcttcctgctctaccatcctcagtAAGTCCGGAGATAGGTTGCAATTTATGTTATCTTCAAAATCTTGAGAttcctctaaacacatatctcgTTCGAAAGGATTTTCTAAGTCCATAGTagagtcactcatgtcattgatatcttgGGACCTATTATAAGTACCGAAGAATGTACAGGGAATTATAAATTTAAGGATCCTTATTTAATGTGGTcatgaataaaagaaagaaatgatttggaataaaaacatccaagatGACTATTCATGCGAAAGAATGacaagaattttaaaagaatatatactcAAAATGCGAAAATGTATTTCATTGAAATCACAATGTTCAAATATAAGCCCATTTCATTTCACAAAAAGTTTCATTTTCTCTAGGCTTAGGACAATtagtatgttttgaatattactctgaaaaagCTCTACAAACTTCAGgcatttcttctgcagtctaattatttaaaacactccCAGGTTCAATGGGATAGATGCCTGATGTACTTCTTTCTTcagatttttcttaaaatatggcattgatgttcAAGTTTCCTAACATTTCCTCTGTGGTCTTCTTTCTTGGAGTCCTCAGTCCAGAATACATGGTTCCTCCTGATACGAAGGTCCTGGATATGTGGGGGAAAGCCAACggttcccaatcaatttcttttccGTTCAAATGTGCCTTCCTCCTCTCTTGTCTTTTCTCCAACTTTTTCCTTCTTTGCTTAGCATTTggcttaaatcctaaaccaaaaCGGTCTCGTTTGTCCTTTACCACTGGTGCCTCTATCCTTCCTTGAAGGCATCTTCCCAGTCCTCTTCCAGGCACAGCTCCTTTCCCAACTGTCATTTGTAGTCCCATCCTTGTGGCTCTAGATATACTGGGCATTGGGATTTTCTTTCCCTCAGTGACAAAAGTTGCATTTACAAACTCTAAGGATCGAAAAGAACATTCGACCGCCTCATCATCTACTCCCAAATATTGTGCGTCACTGGTTACCGATGCAATGATGTCTTCCTCAGCGTCAACCGTAACTAACCGGCCTTCTGTCACTAATTTCAACTTCTGGTGCAATAATGAAGGCAACGCCCCTGCTGAATGAATCCATGGTCTCCCCAACAAGCAATTATACGAAGGCTTGATATCCATCACTAAGAAATCCACTTCGTATGTATTTGGGCCAATCAAGAGGGGTATTTCTATTCTTCCCATCACCTTCCTTTCGgtaccatcaaatgctctcactatattcTGGCATGATTTCATGTGGGAACTATCCACCGGTAACCTATTTAACGTAGATAGGGGTAAAACATTCAAGGCTGATCCATTATCAATTAGCACTCCCACTAACATATACTCCCCGCAGCGAGTAGTGATATGTAATGCTTTTGTGGCTCCTCTTCCCCCCggcggtatttcatcatcattaaagaaaataaaattgtcggCACTGATATTGTTAACCAAACGGTCCAACTTATTCACTGAGATATCGCTAGcgacataagtttcatttagcacCTTAATCAACACATTACGATGTACCTCTAAACTTAGAAGCAATTCAAGCACCGAGATACGAGCCGGTTGCTTATGTAATTGTTCTACCACGCTGTACTCGctatgttttaagaattttagaaattctttAGCCTTATTTTCAGTTACCGGCTGATTGACACGCGGTTCAATTTTGTCTGTTTTTACTTTCCCCAACTCAACTGCTAAGGCTTTTCCTTTTCCAGATTCCACTCTTGCGTTTGCCGGATCATAGCGTTTCCCACTTCGTGTATAGAATCCTTCATCCTCTCCTGAAGCATTTACCAAGCTCTCTTCTCTTGGGATTGTCACATTGCAGTCGTAATTCCAAGGAACTTTTTTGCTATACTCGTAAGGAAAGGATACAGGTTTTTGGGTTATGACCTTTGGCGCTATTTGTATTCCAGATTCTCTCCTCATTGGTTTTGAAATAATCACCACTGGGTGATTAGCCTTTTGGGCTTTCCCCACAGATCCTTCTTCAGCAGCATAAACTTATCCCTCTTCTAGTCCCTTAATCTCTTCATAAAACTCTAACTCTTTGTTATCCATTAAGTTTTGCACCATGGTTCTGAACTCTGTACATTTTTTGATGTCGTGGCCTTCTTCTGCGTGGAACTCACAAAACTTCCTAGCTCCTTCAGGCCTTTCTATTGAATTTTGCTTGATGATACCTCTTTTCACCATTTGTTTCCAAACCCATTCAAGGGGGTCTTTATCTCTGCTACGTTGGCTTTGACTCTCCTTCCTCCATTCTCAATTATCGCGTTCACCCCTTTATTATCATGATTGGGCAACGGATTCTCTGCTACGTTTGGTCTTGATGAGTCACCTATCTTTACGATCCCCAAATTGATAAGTCTTTCAACTAACTTCTTGAATGCAATGCTGTTTTCAATTGAGTGCCCCTTGGTCCCCGCGTGATACTCGCATTGGACGCTTGCGTCATACCACTTAGGGTATGGAGGTTGCATAGGTTTTAGGTAAAATGGAGATACCATATGTGCATCGAATAAGTTCTGGTACAATTCCCTATACGTCACTGGGATGGGTGTGAATTGAAGTTTCTCTACATTTGGCCTTGGATTGGATTCCTGTTTCGAAAAACTTTGCTGATTAGTGGTTACTGCACTGGCTTGCCCCACCGTGATTGATTTAGAATGGTCCCTATTAAACGTGCTTGTATTGTTTATCTCGTACTCCTTCTTCCTTGGTGCTGACCTTTTAGTACTTTCTCCTGCCTCTATCTTGCCACATCTTATGGCGTTCTCTATCATTTCTCCAGACATCACTATGTCTGAAAAGCTTTTAGTGGCACTGCCCAACATGTGATTGAGAAATGGAGCTCTCAGGGTATTGATAAAAAGCATGGTTATCTCATTCTCTAAAAGTGGTGGTTGAACTTGCGCTGCCACTTCCCTCCATCTCCGAGCATACTGTCGGAAGCTCTCATTAgtcttcttttccatgttttgcaatACAATTCGATCGAGTGCTATATCCATCACATGTCTGTATTGCTTTATAAAGGCCTGCGCCAAATCTTTCCAGGAGTGGATTTCAGTTcaactcaattgattgtaccatctAGCCGCTGACCCGATCAAACTGTCCTGAAAGCAGTGAATCAACAGTTGATCATTGTTGATGTACCCGGTCATCCTTCGgcaaaacatagtaatatgaGCTTCAGGACAACTTGTCCCGTCATACTTCTCAAACTCTAGCATATTAAATTTGGGAGGTAGAACCAAATCGGGTACCAAGCTTAAATCTTTAGCGTCCATTCCTCGGTGGTAATCAGCACTTTCCATGGCTTTAAACTTCTCTTCTAGCCATTTACACCGGTCCTTTAATTGCTTCGACAgatctattttttcttttccacttttGCCTCATCATCGAGATCAAGAACCATGAGATTGGTAAGATTCTCTTCGTGATTATTACCTACTCCGATTAGCATTGAATGACCCGTCTGAAACTGTTGGGGTCTAATTGTAACAGAGGATTTTTGTGGGTACAACTCAGCTTGAGTATGCGCGTGTGGGGGGGTAAAACCTAGAGGGTAAAGGGGTTCATCGTTATTTCTCTCTTCAACATTAACAATAGGGTCCTTTCCCTTGTCATTTCCTCCTTTCAACAGTTGCGTTAACCGTGCCATCATGTCGTCTTGGGACTCACGCATTTTTTCTGTCATCTCTTGTAGAATTTTTTTCAGCCACTCTTGCATCTGATCTTGCATATCTCTTTGGAGCTGTTCAAGtttttctaatctttgatccatgcTCTTTGTTTTCGTTCGAGTTCCGTAGGGGTGTTGGTTTTCCAggttaacttaaataattttatttaattagggtCCTTTAATGGTTGTTAATGCATATAATAtgatgcaatgcatgaaatgaatgcaaaaaggcgttaattctaattcaatttcattctgaaaactttattagaaaacaAACTTCTTTACATAAGGTGGATTACAGATACGACTTAGCCCTAATACTCAAAACTCTAATCTTCTTAAGTAACGAGGCTAACTCCTATCCTCGACTTGACTCTAATTCGTACTTCACGCTTAACACATCAGCTTGTACCGCTAACATCTGCAGATGATCAGCTACCTCTCGGATTTGAAGCATGGCTTCTGCCATAATGTGATCTCTATTTCTTACTTGGTTCTGAAAGTAGCGCAACTACTCGGCTTGACGATCTTCATTAGATTCCAAGTACTCAATTCGAATCTCGTAACTTCGCAATGCTGCTTCTAACTCttcaattctttctttcatttcttcaattctATTTAGACTTGCCTTCAATTCCATCACAGAATTTTGATTTCGATGCCGATATGGAGATCCTTCTAATTCTGTCACTCTATTTTCTAGTTCCCCCTTTTTCTTTCTGATTCTCTGATAAACTCCTCTTTAGAGCCTCGTTCTATGCTTGGACTTCTTGGAATCTCCTTTCCCATCTATCAgccttatttttctcttcttgaaTCTCCTCGCGCCACTGCTCTAAAGTCTTTCCCAACCCGGAAGTCCTCATTGATAATCGCAATTTCTTGTAGTCTTTTTTCAAGCTATCTAGATCTTCTTCAGCCCtagctttcccttttcttaatcACTCCGCTTCGAGCTTCTGAACATCTGCATCTAACCTTAAGTTCATCTTTTCATCCTCTATTTGCTCTATCTGTTTTTCCAACTCtgcatttcttctttcaaaatcttgcTTTAAAATTTCCAGTTTAGAAAGGACGACCCTTAAATGCTCCTCTAATGACTGATTGCCTTCGTGACTTGATTTGGGAATATTGTCATTGATTCTTCTGACCCTCCATTCATCGTACTCAGGAGTCGTCATTGGTCCTATAGCCAATCTCTTCATTCGTCGAGTTTGGTTCCACGCATTGGATATCTCTCGAATCCTCTTTTTGTAACCATCACCCCCGTATGCGAATTCACACCCGGCTAGTCCCTGGGTTGCGGGTATAAACTATCTTGTCCTATATTGTCTGAGCACTAATAACGGGGCATATCCAAtagctccccaaattccaagtAGAGGGACCCAATCAAAATCACCACACCGATACAAAATTTCGTCTGGAAGTAACCACAGAGCTCTCCACTTAATGTCCTTTTCTTGTAGGCTCTAGagaattgccatccattttTCCATCGAAATGTCATCTCTTCTCGGTGTACctactatctcctttagtggtgaatagTTTTCAGAGAAGACCCGATATGACACCTTATCCACTTTCaaaaaatgactatggaacCACGCAAGTAATAACTGTGCACATCCAACAAATCTGCCTTCACCCGCTCGTCGACAGGCATTTAATGATCTGAATGTTTCCGCTAAAATTACTGGAACCGGAGTAACTCCCTTGTCGAGACGGTCGAATAGATCAGTGACTGCCTCATCAATATGCCCCAAAGCTCTGGGAAAGATAACTAAGCTGTATATGCTCAAAGCGAAGACATCTACCCTCTTTTTTACATCTGGATGCACTGGGACCACATCTTTCAAATTCCTCCAAGAAATGCATTTGTTATCCCCTTTTTGTTTGATTCGGGCTGtgacccactgctcactcatacCTGTTATGTTCATCAACTTTCTCAAAAAGGGTGCATTTGCAGCTCTTGAGTAGATTCTGTCGACTTGACTCTTTGAACACCGAAGTAAAGCCATATATTCTTCTATCGTAGGCACTAAGTCGACTTTCCCGAACGTAAAACAACTATAGGCAGCGTTCCAAAATTACGCGAGAGCCCGGAACAggtgcttgtctaccttcatatCTAGCAGGTACGACAAATCCCCATAATCGGAATAGAACAATTGTCTGTCCTCCTCGTTCAACTAGccccaaatttctttcaactatTGCAAATTGTTCTGGGTTACGATAATACGGGTGAAGTCCCATAACTCAGATTCATATCCTTCAGCCAAACTATCCCCTTTCTCTCGCTGCGTCATTTCTGACCAAATTCGGACCGCCGCattatcttccaccttatcaagaaatcctctttccatgataagctttctttCTAGAAACCGAATATGAACCAacgccttttataatgaaatgccatgcaGTTGAAATGTCATGTATCCAAAGTAAAACAGCAAACGTTAGTATCAGGTATAAACATACAATCCAAGACAATTCAGAAAGAATAAAAGCATATATCAgggtatctactagggtttggtgtagttctacctagggtgagtTCCTAAGGCTCACTACatgaggtttggctctaaagtaagggtacccaaaccagtagattcctcgatcttcacccattatatgctcatatagaccgagttcggttcaggggaatacatttccctatggctgcacggagatgaaaatctcacgaagacataggtacggatgtatctcgaaagtgatccactatctgcacggaggtgaaaacctcacaaaggagtagcttctcactcccacttaaaagggtgtgaccaaagGTCATGCAATACAATATGCAGCAAGATACCGAAATTTAAATCACCACAACAATTACAACGATGAGAATCatgataaaatgaatgaaatacaatgaaaggatcgtatatttaaatcaagtttgcaattttcgacaaaaagacaaaaggtaatcaactcgtggctcgactcacttattttgaaaaagtccccagcggagtcgccaagctgttgacaccatttttttttggattgaaaaatggggtcgacttgggttttgaaaacgaaaaagggagtcaccaccaatcctttttgaggTGCGATTGGGTCACCTTGGAAagaggttgtttttaataaataatttgattttattaaaacaacggttttggtccacgaaatctACAAAATAGGTTCGAGAGTCgtttacgtacgaggaaggattagcaccctcgtaacgcccagaaattggtacctagttgattatctaatgtcttgatgtcgaaaattgagaacttgaaagaa
The nucleotide sequence above comes from Gossypium raimondii isolate GPD5lz chromosome 13, ASM2569854v1, whole genome shotgun sequence. Encoded proteins:
- the LOC128036212 gene encoding LOW QUALITY PROTEIN: uncharacterized protein LOC128036212 (The sequence of the model RefSeq protein was modified relative to this genomic sequence to represent the inferred CDS: substituted 2 bases at 2 genomic stop codons), translating into MESADYHRGMDAKDLSLVPDLVLPPKFNMLEFEKYDGTSCPEAHITMFCRRMTGYINNDQLLIHCFQDSLIGSAARWYNQLSXTEIHSWKDLAQAFIKQYRHVMDIALDRIVLQNMEKKTNESFRQYARRWREVAAQVQPPLLENEITMLFINTLRAPFLNHMLGSATKSFSDIVMSGEMIENAIRCGKIEAGESTKRSAPRKKEYEINNTSTFNRDHSKSITVGQASAVTTNQQSFSKQESNPRPNVEKLQFTPIPVTYRELYQNLFDAHMVSPFYLKPMQPPYPKWYDASVQCEYHAGTKGHSIENSIAFKKLVERLINLGIVKIGDSSRPNVAENPLPNHDNKGVNAIIENGGRRVKANVAEIKTPLNGFGNKCKKVPWNYDCNVTIPREESLVNASGEDEGFYTRSGKRYDPANARVESGKGKALAVELGKVKTDKIEPRVNQPVTENKAKEFLKFLKHSEYSVVEQLHKQPARISVLELLLSLEVHRNVLIKVLNETYVASDISVNKLDRLVNNISADNFIFFNDDEIPPGGRGATKALHITTRCGEYMLVGVLIDNGSALNVLPLSTLNRLPVDSSHMKSCQNIVRAFDGTERKVMGRIEIPLLIGPNTYEVDFLVMDIKPSYNCLLGRPWIHSAGALPSLLHQKLKLVTEGRLVTVDAEEDIIASVTSDAQYLGVDDEAVECSFRSLEFVNATFVTEGKKIPMPSISRATRMGLQMTVGKGAVPGRGLGRCLQGRIEAPVVKDKRDRFGLGFKPNAKQRRKKLEKRQERRKAHLNGKEIDWEPLAFPHISRTFVSGGTMYSGLRTPRKKTTEEMSQDINDMSDSTMDLENPFERDMCLEESQDFEDNINCNLSPDLLRMVEQEEKQILPHEETIETVILEEGKVVKIGTCIAEEVKQDLIELLREFKDVFAWSYQDMPGLSTDIVVHXLPIKEYCKPVQQKLRRMRPDVVLKIKEEVQKQFDAGFLQVVKYSEWVANIVPIPMKDGKVRMCVDYRDLNKASPKDNFPLPHIDALVDNTTGHSLFSFMDGFSGYNQIKMHPEDMKKTTFITLWGTFCYKVMPFGLKNVGATYQRAMVTLFHDMMHKELEVYVDNMIAKSKTEEEYVQVLKKLFMRLRKFQLKLNPAKCTFGVRSGKLLGFVVSERGIEIDPDKVRAIQELPPPRTQKEVRGFLGRLNYIARFISQLTEKCDPVFRLLRKHNLGVWDEECQKTFEKVKYYLSNAPVLMPPRPDKPLILYLTVFENSMGCVLGQHDESGRKERAIYYLSKKFTEYETRYSPIEKLCCALIWTTRRLRQYMLYHTTWLISKLDPLKYLIESTALNGRMARWQILLSEFDIVFVNQKAVKGSAIADFLASRALEDYELLNFDFPNEDLMYVATTEKDFQEGGLWKLNFNGASNVIGNGIGAILMSPSGDHYPFTSKLDFDCTNNMAEYEACIMGIRVAIEWKIKVLEIYWDSALVIYQLKGEWETRDPKLVRYRKLVMELIEEFDSVTFSYLPRDENQMADALATLASMFKVNKLEDMNPIQISIYTAPAHCCNIDNEGEEDDHPWYHDILRYVKSREYPDRATENDKKTLRRLAIDYVLDGEILYKKGKD